The following proteins are co-located in the Synchiropus splendidus isolate RoL2022-P1 chromosome 14, RoL_Sspl_1.0, whole genome shotgun sequence genome:
- the ch25hl1.2 gene encoding cholesterol 25-hydroxylase-like protein 1, member 2, with the protein METHHFLQPVWDLLRLQCRDYLRSPLFPVVLTVSSYFLLCLPFLLCDLMGERWPLVQQFKIQPSRRPSASSLLHCAGVTLHNHVFLVLPASVAQWMWRPPIDLPEEAPTLLELVGGVIGNLLLFDFQYFIWHLLHHKIRWLYVTFHAIHHKYAAPFALATQCLGGWELVTVGFWTTLNPVILRSHLLTTWAFMVVHVYVSIEDHCGYDFPWSTSRLIPFGMYGGPSKHDVHHQKPNTNFAPHFSHWDKIFGTHADFSFIGKETG; encoded by the coding sequence ATGGAGACCCATCATTTTCTCCAGCCAGTGTGGGACTTGCTGAGGCTCCAGTGCAGAGATTATCTGCGATCTCCACTCTTCCCGGTCGTTCTGACCGTGTCGTCCTACTTCCTCTTGtgtcttccttttcttctgtgTGACCTGATGGGTGAGCGGTGGCCCCTGGTGCAGCAGTTCAAGATCCAACCGTCTCGCCGACCATCAGCTTCTTCGCTGCTGCACTGCGCCGGCGTCACTCTGCACAACCATGTTTTTCTGGTGCTGCCGGCATCGGTGGCTCAGTGGATGTGGAGGCCTCCAATCGATCTGCCTGAGGAGGCCCCGACCCTCCTGGAGCTGGTTGGCGGAGTCATCGGCAACCTTCTGCTGTTTGACTTCCAATATTTCATCTGGCATCTGCTCCACCACAAGATCCGCTGGCTCTACGTCACCTTCCACGCCATCCATCACAAATACGCTGCTCCTTTTGCGCTGGCCACGCAGTGTCTCGGGGGCTGGGAGCTGGTGACCGTTGGCTTTTGGACCACGCTGAATCCGGTGATCCTGAGGAGCCACCTGCTCACCACTTGGGCCTTCATGGTAGTGCACGTCTATGTGTCCATCGAAGATCACTGTGGCTACGACTTCCCCTGGTCAACCTCGCGGCTGATTCCCTTCGGGATGTATGGAGGACCCAGCAAGCACGACGTGCACCATCAGAAGCCTAACACCAACTTTGCACCGCATTTCAGCCACTGGGACAAAATCTTTGGGACCCATGCTGATTTTAGCTTCATCGGCAAAGAGACGGGTTAA